A stretch of Chitinophaga caeni DNA encodes these proteins:
- the gyrB gene encoding DNA topoisomerase (ATP-hydrolyzing) subunit B yields the protein MSEEIVKTTAPSNGYDASSIQVLEGLEAVRKRPAMYIGDIGIKGLHHLVYEVVDNSIDEALAGYCKNIEVTICDDNSIRVQDDGRGIPTGMHPKENRSALEVVMTVLHAGGKFDKNSYKVSGGLHGVGVSCVNALSSSLHVTVELDGKIFEQEYHQGIPQYPVRVVGKSNRTGTTVHFKPDGEIFKETTYSREILAGRLRELAYLNRKIKIILTDDREKDDLGNPVSEEFYSEGGINEFVMMLDKNGRRNPLIPEPIFIDAHDAPSNVAVEVALLYNDSFNEHIFSYVNNINTIEGGTHVAGFRRAITRVFKSYGDKNKLFEKSKVEVTGDDFREGLSAVISVKVPEPQFEGQTKTKLGNSDVMGVVDSAVAGVLEAYLEEHPREAKMIINKVVLAAQAREAARKARQLVQRKSVMTGSGLPGKLADCSDNDPGKCELFLVEGDSAGGTAKQGRNRNYQAILPLRGKILNVEKAMEHKIYENEEIKNIFTALGVTIGTEEDDKALNLTKLRYHKLIIMTDADVDGSHIATLILTFVFRYMKALVEQGYVYLAQPPLYLVKKGKEQTYCWTEEQRLAAIKELAGGGKEDNVHVQRYKGLGEMNAEQLWDTTMNPDVRTLKQITIESAAEADRVFSMLMGDEVPPRREFIESHAKYAKIDA from the coding sequence ATGAGTGAAGAAATAGTGAAAACAACTGCCCCCAGTAATGGCTATGATGCAAGTAGCATCCAGGTTTTAGAAGGGTTAGAAGCAGTTCGTAAAAGACCTGCCATGTACATTGGTGACATCGGTATCAAAGGTTTACACCACCTGGTGTACGAAGTAGTGGATAACTCCATCGATGAGGCCCTTGCCGGTTATTGTAAAAATATCGAGGTCACCATCTGCGATGATAACTCGATCAGGGTACAGGATGATGGGCGCGGTATCCCTACCGGGATGCACCCCAAGGAAAACCGTTCTGCCCTGGAAGTGGTTATGACCGTTTTACACGCCGGTGGTAAGTTTGACAAAAATTCTTACAAGGTTTCAGGCGGTTTGCATGGTGTGGGTGTGAGTTGCGTGAACGCTTTAAGTTCTTCATTACATGTTACCGTTGAACTGGACGGTAAAATATTCGAACAGGAATACCATCAAGGTATCCCGCAATACCCCGTTCGGGTAGTAGGGAAAAGTAATAGAACTGGTACTACCGTGCATTTCAAACCGGATGGTGAGATATTCAAAGAAACTACCTATAGCCGCGAGATTTTAGCAGGACGTTTACGCGAGTTAGCTTACCTGAACCGTAAAATCAAGATCATTTTAACAGATGATCGTGAAAAAGACGACCTGGGCAACCCGGTAAGCGAGGAATTTTATAGCGAGGGCGGTATCAACGAGTTCGTGATGATGCTGGACAAAAACGGCCGCAGGAACCCTTTAATCCCCGAACCAATATTTATCGATGCACATGATGCGCCTTCAAATGTTGCCGTGGAAGTGGCCTTGCTTTATAACGACTCTTTCAATGAGCATATTTTCTCTTATGTAAATAATATTAACACCATCGAGGGCGGTACTCATGTAGCCGGTTTCCGTAGAGCTATAACCCGCGTATTTAAATCGTATGGTGATAAGAATAAATTATTCGAAAAATCCAAGGTAGAAGTAACGGGTGATGACTTCCGCGAAGGATTAAGCGCGGTCATCTCCGTAAAAGTGCCGGAACCGCAATTTGAAGGTCAAACCAAAACCAAACTGGGTAACTCCGATGTAATGGGCGTTGTTGATAGCGCCGTAGCAGGTGTTTTGGAAGCCTACTTAGAAGAACATCCACGCGAAGCCAAGATGATCATCAACAAGGTGGTATTGGCGGCACAAGCCCGGGAAGCGGCCCGTAAAGCCCGCCAACTGGTGCAAAGGAAAAGCGTGATGACCGGAAGCGGCTTGCCGGGTAAATTGGCCGACTGCTCTGACAATGACCCTGGAAAATGTGAATTGTTCCTAGTCGAAGGAGATTCGGCGGGTGGTACTGCCAAACAAGGGCGTAACAGGAATTACCAGGCGATCCTGCCGTTAAGGGGTAAGATCCTGAACGTGGAGAAAGCCATGGAACACAAGATTTACGAAAACGAAGAGATCAAGAATATCTTTACAGCGCTCGGTGTTACCATCGGCACGGAAGAAGATGATAAGGCATTGAACTTAACTAAATTAAGATATCATAAACTGATTATCATGACGGATGCCGACGTGGATGGTAGCCATATCGCGACGCTGATCCTCACATTCGTGTTCAGGTATATGAAAGCCTTGGTAGAACAAGGTTACGTATACCTCGCCCAGCCACCTTTGTACCTCGTGAAAAAAGGCAAGGAACAAACTTACTGCTGGACCGAGGAACAACGCCTCGCGGCAATCAAGGAATTAGCCGGTGGCGGTAAAGAAGATAACGTGCACGTGCAGCGATACAAAGGTTTGGGTGAGATGAATGCCGAACAATTATGGGATACTACCATGAATCCGGATGTTCGCACGCTCAAGCAAATTACGATTGAAAGCGCCGCTGAAGCAGATAGAGTATTCAGCATGTTGATGGGCGATGAAGTACCTCCACGTAGGGAATTCATCGAATCACATGCTAAATATGCTAAGATTGACGCCTAA
- a CDS encoding glycine--tRNA ligase: MATDQNKFQAIISHCKEYGFIFQSSEIYDGLSAVYDYGQYGAELKKNIKDYWWKSMTQMHDNIVGIDAAIFMHPSTWKASGHVDSFSDPMIDNKDSKKRYRVDHLIEGFAATMNPEEGASLIKEMEQLEAAGDYKGLKDLIDRHKIKCSVSGTANWTDIRQFNLMFSTQLGSVAEEASEIYLRPETAQGIFVNFLNVQKTGRMKIPFGIAQIGKAFRNEIVARQFIFRMREFEQMEMQFFVRPGTEMEWYNYWKEERLKWHKSLGINPERLRFHNHTKLAHYANAALDIEYDFPIGFKELEGIHSRTDFDLKNHQELSGKKMQYFDPEINKNYIPYVVETSVGLDRTVMMILSEAYEEQDLSTEEKQDSRVVLKFPAKIAPIKLAVFPLTKKDGLPEIAKTIMDQGRPHFRCFYEEKDAIGKRYRRQDAIGTPFCVTVDHQTKEDNTVTIRYRDTMEQERIGIDQLIELVNRKIAE; the protein is encoded by the coding sequence ATGGCTACAGATCAGAATAAGTTCCAAGCGATTATTTCGCATTGTAAAGAATACGGTTTCATATTTCAGTCCAGCGAGATTTATGATGGCTTGAGCGCCGTGTATGACTATGGTCAATATGGCGCCGAGTTGAAGAAAAATATTAAAGACTATTGGTGGAAAAGCATGACCCAAATGCATGATAACATCGTTGGGATCGATGCAGCCATCTTCATGCACCCTTCTACCTGGAAAGCTTCTGGCCACGTAGATAGCTTCAGTGACCCGATGATCGATAACAAGGATAGTAAAAAACGCTACCGTGTGGATCACCTGATAGAAGGATTTGCAGCTACCATGAACCCGGAAGAAGGCGCTTCGCTCATCAAGGAGATGGAGCAGCTCGAAGCGGCGGGAGATTATAAGGGTTTGAAGGACTTGATTGATCGCCACAAGATTAAATGTAGCGTAAGCGGTACCGCGAACTGGACGGATATTCGCCAGTTTAACCTGATGTTCTCCACGCAATTGGGTAGTGTTGCAGAAGAAGCCAGCGAGATTTACCTGCGCCCCGAAACGGCACAAGGTATTTTCGTGAATTTCCTGAACGTGCAGAAAACGGGTAGGATGAAGATTCCATTCGGTATTGCACAAATCGGTAAGGCATTCCGTAACGAGATCGTAGCCCGCCAGTTCATCTTCCGCATGAGGGAATTCGAACAGATGGAGATGCAATTCTTCGTTCGCCCCGGCACCGAGATGGAATGGTATAATTATTGGAAAGAAGAACGCCTGAAATGGCATAAAAGCTTGGGAATTAACCCGGAAAGATTGAGGTTTCATAACCATACGAAGCTGGCGCATTATGCCAACGCTGCATTGGATATTGAATATGATTTCCCGATCGGGTTTAAAGAACTGGAAGGCATTCACTCCAGGACCGATTTTGACCTGAAAAACCACCAGGAGCTTTCCGGCAAGAAAATGCAATATTTTGATCCGGAAATCAATAAGAATTATATCCCTTATGTAGTTGAAACTTCCGTTGGGCTGGATCGTACGGTGATGATGATTTTAAGTGAAGCTTACGAAGAACAGGACTTGAGTACCGAAGAAAAACAAGATAGCCGCGTGGTGCTGAAATTCCCGGCGAAAATTGCGCCGATTAAATTAGCCGTGTTCCCGTTAACGAAGAAAGACGGCTTGCCGGAAATCGCTAAAACGATCATGGATCAAGGTCGCCCCCATTTCCGTTGTTTCTACGAGGAAAAAGATGCGATCGGTAAACGCTACCGCAGGCAAGATGCGATCGGTACGCCTTTCTGCGTAACCGTGGATCATCAAACCAAGGAAGATAATACTGTAACGATCCGTTACCGTGATACGATGGAGCAGGAACGCATCGGCATCGATCAACTAATCGAGTTGGTCAATAGGAAGATCGCCGAATAA
- a CDS encoding nucleotide pyrophosphohydrolase, protein MTIKEAQEKVDQWINTTGVRYFSELTNMAILTEEVGEVARIISRQYGDQSFKASDRDKDLSDELADVLWVVLCLANQTGIDLETALEKNFEKKSTRDANRHKENEKLK, encoded by the coding sequence ATGACTATAAAAGAAGCCCAAGAAAAAGTTGATCAATGGATCAACACCACGGGAGTTCGCTATTTCAGCGAACTCACCAATATGGCTATTCTCACCGAAGAAGTAGGTGAGGTAGCCCGTATCATCAGCCGTCAATATGGCGACCAATCGTTCAAGGCAAGCGACCGTGATAAGGATTTATCAGATGAACTCGCAGATGTACTTTGGGTGGTTTTATGTTTGGCCAATCAAACGGGCATCGATTTAGAAACGGCATTAGAAAAGAATTTCGAGAAAAAATCAACCCGCGATGCCAACCGCCACAAGGAAAATGAAAAGTTGAAGTAA
- a CDS encoding SIMPL domain-containing protein, with product MKKLMLLVLAAVGLSTAVMAQTENQKPVKKIEVNGSAEMEITPDEIYVSITLREYKKKNGRKVTITTLEQQLQKAVNEAGIPKENFTIENVFGYNSDYWWRKKKDDEEFMARKQYRLKVGDLNKINAIMAKVDDDGIESVNVSSYTSSKMEEYRKEVKIKALQAAKAKAGYLLSGIGENLGGVIEVREVNTDNYSDVRPVAMYANTMARKAEAADVPDSDISFKTIKIRAEVYAVFGIK from the coding sequence ATGAAAAAGTTAATGTTACTTGTGTTAGCAGCTGTAGGTTTATCTACAGCAGTAATGGCTCAAACTGAAAATCAAAAACCCGTGAAAAAAATAGAAGTTAACGGCTCTGCTGAAATGGAAATTACCCCGGATGAAATTTACGTGAGCATCACCTTAAGGGAGTACAAGAAAAAGAACGGTAGAAAGGTAACCATCACTACGCTTGAACAACAATTACAAAAGGCGGTGAACGAAGCGGGCATCCCGAAGGAAAATTTCACCATCGAAAATGTGTTCGGTTATAATAGCGACTACTGGTGGAGAAAAAAGAAAGATGATGAAGAGTTCATGGCGCGCAAGCAATACCGTTTGAAAGTGGGAGACCTTAACAAGATCAACGCCATTATGGCGAAAGTGGATGATGATGGTATTGAAAGTGTAAATGTATCTTCTTATACCAGCAGCAAGATGGAAGAATACCGTAAGGAAGTTAAGATCAAGGCTTTGCAGGCTGCTAAAGCAAAAGCAGGGTATTTATTAAGCGGTATCGGGGAAAACCTGGGTGGAGTAATTGAAGTTCGGGAAGTGAATACTGATAATTACAGCGATGTTCGCCCGGTTGCCATGTACGCTAATACTATGGCCCGTAAAGCTGAAGCTGCCGATGTTCCGGATTCAGATATCAGTTTTAAAACGATCAAGATCAGGGCTGAAGTATATGCTGTCTTCGGTATAAAATAA
- the mfd gene encoding transcription-repair coupling factor has product MNLQAVLQLFQRDARLVKLVQGFQNPASANFHLTGLSGSAINFVAVNTWANADVNHLFILNDREEAAYFQNDFEHLSGALDVFYFPDSFKKTGLFDEINNSHSMLRTEALMKFTGEQVHKKVLVTYPEALWEKVAVSTAYSASTIQLKLGDALDVDQLLEKLVGWGFEHSDFVYEPGQFALRGGILDIYSFGNEKPYRVELFGDEIDSIRIFDPASQLSERKLTQVTLIANMDTRTGEHQKSSLLEFLPANTVVWIKDPAYVTGVIRQMEQKLADWLELGHSVRVNEEETLYLKESDFEKADRLLEQLEGMHSVVFGQKYSFEGNTSPIETIEYKTSEQPVFNRQFELLIKDFAQLNAQKYNLFIFAENPKQLERLRSIFEDLKAEFSFYPIPVAISSGFTDHDLKIACYTDHQIFQRYHKYKLKAAYSKSKAITLKTLKELQPGDYVTHIDHGVGMYSGLQKIEVGGKMQEAIRIIYKNNDLLYVNINSLHKISKYTGKEGVEPRVNKLGSDAWDKLKEKAKTEVKDIAKDLIRLYAARKAQQGFAHTPDTYLQTELEASFIYEDTPDQAKATSDVKRDMESPAPMDRLVCGDVGFGKTEVAIRAAFKTLADGKQAAVLVPTTILAFQHYKTFSDRLKDFPCTVDYLNRFKSTKQKKETLQKLAEGKVDIIIGTHALLGKDIKFKDLGVLVIDEEQKFGVSAKEKLKQLKINVDTLTLTATPIPRTLQFSLMGARDLSIINTPPPNRQPIETEVQVFNPDAIRDAIYFEAERGGQVYFIHNRVKGLAEMAGLIQQLCPDLSIATAHGQMEGHKLEEVIMDFIERKYDVLVCTNIVESGVDIPNANTIIINNAHHFGLSDLHQLRGRVGRSNKKAFCYLLAPPMSTLPGDSRKRLQTLEQHSELGSGFQIAMRDLDIRGAGNLLGGQQSGFIAEIGFDMYQKILDEAIRELKQTEFRDLFKEQLEEKKDFVSDCTIDTDLEILIPDSYVESIQERLNLYQELDNITLEDKLVEFAKGMEDRFGPMPEPVKDLFTMIRSRWMAIRLGFEKLMLKDETMRCYFINNPDSPYFESPTFNHILQYIQTRTNNAKLKQVGKNFMLVITKMTNMTDVYNFLKVMHDSEK; this is encoded by the coding sequence ATGAACTTACAGGCAGTTTTACAATTATTTCAACGAGACGCTCGCCTGGTTAAGCTGGTGCAGGGTTTTCAAAATCCAGCATCGGCCAATTTCCATTTGACAGGCTTGAGCGGTAGCGCTATCAATTTCGTAGCGGTAAACACATGGGCTAATGCCGATGTGAACCATCTGTTTATATTGAATGACCGCGAAGAGGCAGCGTATTTTCAAAACGACTTCGAGCACCTGAGCGGGGCTTTGGATGTTTTTTATTTCCCGGATTCCTTTAAGAAAACAGGGTTGTTCGATGAAATTAATAATAGCCATAGTATGCTCCGCACGGAAGCCCTGATGAAATTCACGGGTGAGCAAGTGCATAAAAAAGTGTTGGTAACATACCCTGAAGCGCTTTGGGAGAAAGTGGCGGTATCAACAGCTTATAGCGCCAGCACGATCCAGCTCAAACTGGGGGATGCGCTGGATGTAGATCAGCTTTTGGAAAAATTAGTGGGTTGGGGTTTTGAGCATAGTGATTTCGTGTATGAACCGGGACAGTTTGCCTTGCGTGGCGGGATCCTGGATATTTATTCATTCGGTAATGAAAAACCATACCGGGTGGAGTTATTCGGTGATGAAATTGATTCTATCAGGATATTTGATCCCGCTTCACAGTTGAGTGAGCGAAAATTAACGCAAGTTACACTGATCGCGAATATGGATACCCGTACCGGTGAGCACCAGAAATCTTCATTACTGGAGTTTTTGCCTGCTAATACAGTTGTTTGGATCAAAGATCCGGCATATGTAACGGGAGTGATCCGCCAAATGGAGCAAAAGTTGGCTGATTGGTTAGAATTGGGTCACAGTGTTAGGGTGAACGAAGAAGAGACCCTTTACCTGAAGGAAAGCGATTTCGAGAAAGCGGATCGTTTGCTGGAACAGCTGGAAGGTATGCACAGTGTAGTTTTCGGGCAGAAATATAGCTTCGAGGGTAATACTTCGCCTATTGAAACAATTGAGTATAAAACCTCGGAACAGCCGGTTTTTAACCGTCAATTTGAATTGTTAATCAAGGATTTTGCCCAACTGAATGCGCAAAAATATAACCTGTTTATCTTCGCTGAAAATCCCAAGCAACTGGAACGTTTGCGGAGCATCTTCGAGGATCTGAAAGCTGAATTTAGCTTTTACCCAATACCGGTGGCAATCAGCAGCGGTTTTACAGATCATGATCTTAAAATTGCCTGTTACACGGATCACCAAATATTCCAAAGGTATCATAAGTATAAACTTAAGGCGGCTTATAGCAAGAGTAAGGCCATTACGCTGAAAACTTTGAAGGAGTTGCAACCCGGGGATTATGTAACGCATATCGATCACGGGGTAGGGATGTACAGTGGTTTGCAAAAAATCGAGGTGGGTGGAAAGATGCAGGAAGCGATCAGGATCATTTATAAGAATAATGACCTGCTGTATGTCAATATTAACTCCTTACATAAAATCAGTAAATACACGGGCAAAGAAGGTGTTGAACCCCGTGTTAATAAGCTGGGCAGCGATGCCTGGGATAAGCTGAAAGAAAAGGCTAAAACAGAGGTAAAAGATATAGCAAAAGACCTGATCCGGTTGTATGCCGCGCGTAAGGCCCAGCAGGGCTTCGCACATACGCCCGATACTTACCTCCAAACGGAATTGGAAGCTTCCTTTATTTATGAAGATACGCCCGATCAAGCGAAAGCAACTTCGGATGTAAAACGTGATATGGAATCTCCTGCACCGATGGATCGATTGGTATGCGGTGATGTGGGTTTCGGTAAAACGGAAGTGGCTATCAGGGCGGCGTTCAAAACTTTGGCCGATGGAAAACAGGCCGCCGTATTGGTACCAACAACGATTTTAGCTTTCCAACACTATAAAACTTTTTCCGATAGGCTCAAGGATTTCCCTTGCACGGTTGATTACCTGAACCGTTTTAAATCTACCAAGCAAAAAAAGGAAACCCTGCAAAAGCTGGCCGAAGGAAAAGTTGATATTATTATCGGTACGCATGCCTTGCTAGGAAAAGATATCAAATTTAAGGATCTCGGTGTGCTGGTAATCGATGAAGAACAAAAGTTCGGGGTAAGCGCCAAGGAGAAACTAAAGCAACTCAAAATAAATGTAGATACATTAACACTAACGGCAACGCCCATCCCAAGAACACTGCAATTTTCTTTGATGGGTGCAAGGGATTTATCGATTATCAATACGCCGCCACCAAACAGGCAGCCTATTGAAACCGAGGTGCAGGTATTTAATCCCGATGCTATACGTGATGCGATCTATTTTGAAGCGGAGCGCGGGGGACAGGTTTATTTCATACATAACCGCGTTAAAGGTTTGGCTGAAATGGCAGGATTGATACAGCAACTTTGTCCCGATTTGAGTATTGCTACGGCACATGGACAGATGGAGGGGCATAAGTTGGAAGAAGTGATCATGGACTTTATCGAGCGGAAATATGATGTGCTGGTATGTACTAACATCGTGGAAAGCGGGGTAGATATTCCGAATGCCAATACGATCATTATCAATAATGCTCACCATTTTGGTTTGAGTGATCTACACCAATTACGGGGTAGGGTAGGACGGAGTAATAAAAAGGCGTTCTGTTACTTGCTAGCGCCACCTATGAGTACATTGCCGGGCGATAGTAGGAAGCGTCTTCAAACCTTGGAGCAACATAGTGAACTGGGAAGCGGCTTCCAAATTGCGATGCGTGACCTGGATATCCGTGGCGCAGGGAATTTGTTAGGAGGACAGCAAAGTGGTTTTATAGCTGAAATCGGATTCGACATGTATCAGAAGATACTTGATGAAGCAATCCGTGAATTGAAACAAACAGAGTTCCGCGACCTATTTAAAGAGCAGCTAGAAGAGAAGAAGGATTTTGTTAGTGATTGTACCATAGATACGGATTTGGAAATACTGATCCCTGATTCATATGTTGAAAGTATACAGGAACGTTTGAACTTATACCAAGAGTTAGATAATATTACCCTGGAGGATAAGCTGGTGGAATTTGCCAAAGGTATGGAAGATCGCTTTGGTCCTATGCCGGAACCGGTTAAAGATCTATTTACGATGATCCGCAGCCGTTGGATGGCTATACGTTTAGGTTTTGAAAAGTTGATGTTGAAAGATGAAACGATGCGTTGTTACTTTATTAACAACCCTGATTCTCCATATTTCGAATCGCCAACTTTCAACCACATTTTACAATATATTCAAACACGCACCAATAACGCCAAACTTAAACAAGTCGGCAAAAACTTCATGTTAGTCATAACGAAAATGACCAACATGACAGACGTTTACAACTTCTTAAAAGTTATGCACGACAGCGAAAAATAA
- a CDS encoding ferredoxin--NADP reductase, which produces MNEIWYKGIVTKIVNETHNTRRFWIQIPELTDFSFKPGQFITFDLPIHEKKNKRWRSYSIASHPDGSNEIELVIVLLEGGLGSTYLFNEIKEGSELNLRGPLGVFTLPEHMDRDIFFICTGTGIAPFRSMVKYLEEQQLPHPDMHLIFGTRYIKDLLYADEMRSLAERMPKFHYHPTLSRETDGWQGSRGYVHEVYESLLADKRPAHFFLCGWKQMIDEAKQRIQAMGYDRKDIHLELYG; this is translated from the coding sequence ATGAATGAAATTTGGTACAAGGGCATTGTCACTAAAATTGTCAATGAAACCCACAACACCCGGAGATTTTGGATTCAAATCCCGGAATTGACTGATTTTTCATTCAAACCCGGTCAATTTATCACGTTCGATTTACCGATCCACGAGAAGAAAAATAAACGTTGGAGGAGCTATTCCATTGCATCACATCCCGATGGCAGCAATGAAATTGAGCTCGTGATAGTATTACTCGAAGGCGGGTTAGGCAGCACTTACCTTTTCAACGAGATCAAAGAAGGTAGCGAATTAAATTTGCGGGGGCCCCTGGGCGTGTTTACCCTACCCGAACATATGGACCGGGATATCTTTTTTATCTGCACCGGGACCGGGATCGCCCCTTTCCGCTCCATGGTTAAATACCTGGAAGAACAACAACTCCCGCATCCGGATATGCACTTAATATTCGGAACACGATATATTAAAGATCTTTTGTACGCAGACGAAATGCGTAGTTTGGCCGAACGGATGCCCAAGTTCCATTACCACCCTACGCTTTCTAGGGAAACTGATGGATGGCAAGGTTCTAGGGGTTATGTTCATGAAGTATATGAATCATTATTGGCCGACAAGCGCCCGGCACATTTCTTTCTTTGCGGCTGGAAACAAATGATCGATGAAGCCAAGCAGCGCATACAAGCGATGGGCTACGATCGCAAAGACATTCACCTAGAACTTTACGGTTAG
- a CDS encoding YihY/virulence factor BrkB family protein, whose translation MRFKIRLFRFLKRFWQSLKLSFSSFMEDRVLKLSAALAYYTIFSIAPMLIIIIYLCDIFLGKEAIEGSIFSQIRSLVGDSAAMQIQEIIKNSSVSGDFNWAGIIGLVALIIGATGVFVEIQDSINFIWRLKAKPSKGKGLLKMLINRAQSFSLIVSLGFILLVSLALNGIMEVLNEQLLSFFPEAAVTFTYLANQGITLLIITLLFGIIFKVLPDAKIRWKDVAVGSITTALLFMLGKFAIGYYLGSSKIGSTYGAAGSIVLILSWVYFSAAILYFGAVFTRIYVEICGKHIKPNDYAVYVKRIEEEKTHPGDPEPIDS comes from the coding sequence ATGAGATTTAAGATCAGGCTGTTTCGTTTTCTCAAGAGATTTTGGCAATCATTAAAATTGTCCTTCAGCAGCTTCATGGAGGACCGGGTGCTGAAATTGAGCGCTGCATTGGCGTATTATACTATTTTTTCGATTGCGCCCATGTTGATTATCATCATTTATCTATGTGATATCTTCCTGGGAAAAGAAGCGATTGAAGGCAGCATTTTTAGCCAAATCCGTTCGCTGGTAGGAGATTCTGCCGCGATGCAGATCCAGGAAATTATCAAAAATTCAAGTGTTTCCGGCGACTTTAACTGGGCCGGGATCATTGGTCTCGTAGCATTAATTATCGGTGCCACCGGGGTTTTCGTTGAAATACAGGATTCGATAAATTTCATTTGGCGCTTGAAGGCGAAGCCCAGCAAGGGGAAGGGATTACTGAAAATGTTAATCAACCGTGCCCAATCGTTTTCATTGATCGTAAGCCTGGGCTTTATTCTCTTGGTGTCTTTGGCTTTAAACGGTATCATGGAGGTATTAAACGAGCAATTACTGTCATTTTTCCCCGAAGCTGCCGTTACTTTCACTTACCTGGCCAACCAGGGCATTACTTTATTGATTATCACCTTGTTATTTGGAATCATATTTAAAGTGTTGCCCGATGCCAAGATCCGGTGGAAAGATGTGGCCGTCGGCTCCATTACAACGGCATTGTTATTCATGTTAGGAAAATTTGCTATAGGTTATTATCTTGGTTCCAGTAAAATCGGTTCAACTTACGGTGCCGCAGGATCTATCGTATTAATATTGTCCTGGGTATATTTTTCCGCGGCAATATTGTATTTTGGGGCGGTATTTACCCGGATTTACGTCGAGATTTGCGGGAAGCATATTAAGCCGAATGACTATGCAGTGTATGTGAAGCGTATAGAAGAAGAGAAAACGCATCCCGGCGATCCCGAACCGATAGATTCATAG
- the dtd gene encoding D-aminoacyl-tRNA deacylase: protein MRAVIQRVSEASVTIEGLKKSGIQQGLMILVGIEDNDSDEDISWLSSKIVQMRIFDDENGVMNHSVKDVNGDILLVSQFTLHASTKKGNRPSYLKASKPPVAIPLYEKMIQQLSADLGKEIFTGSFGADMKVALVNDGPVTIIIDTKSRE from the coding sequence ATGAGAGCGGTAATTCAACGGGTCAGCGAAGCGAGTGTAACGATTGAAGGGCTAAAAAAAAGCGGGATTCAACAAGGTTTAATGATTTTGGTCGGCATAGAAGATAATGATTCTGATGAAGATATTTCTTGGCTGAGTTCCAAGATCGTTCAAATGCGGATTTTCGACGATGAAAACGGCGTAATGAACCATTCCGTGAAAGATGTAAACGGCGATATCTTGCTCGTTAGTCAATTTACCTTGCACGCATCTACGAAAAAAGGCAACCGTCCCTCTTATTTAAAAGCCAGTAAGCCCCCGGTTGCAATCCCGCTGTACGAAAAAATGATTCAACAACTATCCGCTGACTTGGGAAAGGAAATTTTCACCGGCTCCTTCGGCGCCGATATGAAAGTAGCGCTGGTCAACGATGGTCCAGTAACGATTATAATCGATACCAAAAGCAGGGAATAA